Proteins found in one Plasmodium chabaudi chabaudi strain AS genome assembly, chromosome: 5 genomic segment:
- a CDS encoding CIR protein, producing the protein MCRSFYNVWTDFLDQLNEGDYKFNDDEYSTNLFTNKSDNDIDKVNAVSFWLFEQNLWDCSSSSINAKSNTDIVYYIVIWLIHMLRLKNDGQIDNVINFYNTCIQPTQEYINSIKDTNSNAYNIYKKLIDNKLYLMNKDIKDISIFYDALKSLCNMYNKFDDDDSDCTQCLDDAKNFAKKYEILFNNNNNNGTDTEGSLYSQILSILSTDYYNFINLCYEKKEGCGRFPCLPPYSRCSLTKNALITFIFVAIPIFLGFAYKYSLFGFGKRSQKQYLREKRKKIKRKEYNYILFDESDYSRNSNND; encoded by the exons ATg TGTAGAAGTTTCTATAATGTATGGACTGATTTTCTCGATCAATTAAATGAAGGAGactataaatttaatgatGATGAATATTCCACAAACTTGTTCACTAACAAAAGTGATAATGATATCGATAAAGTTAATGCTGTATCATTTTGGTTATTTGAACAAAATTTATGGGATTGTTCTTCGTCATCGATTAATGCAAAAAGTAATACCGATATTGTCTATTACATTGTGATATGGTTAATTCATATGTTAAGACTAAAGAACGATGGCCAAATCGACAAtgtaattaatttttataatacttGTATACAACCTACTcaagaatatattaattctaTAAAAGATACTAATTCTAATGCTTATAATATCTATAAGAAGCTTATAGATAATAAACTATATTTGATGAATAAGGATATTAAagatatatctatattttatgatgcACTTAAATCGTTATGTAAcatgtataataaatttgatgACGACGATTCAGATTGCACACAATGTTTGGATGATGCCAAAAATTTtgctaaaaaatatgaaatactctttaataataataataataatggtaCTGATACTGAAGGCAGTCTATATAGTCAAAtattatctatattatcaactgattattataattttataaatctatgctatgaaaaaaaagaaggaTGTGGTCGTTTTCCATGCCTCCCACCTTATTCACGATGTtcattaacaaaaaatgcgctaattacatttatatttgttgcAATACCTATTTTCTTGGGATTTGCTTAtaag tattcattatttggatTTGGTAAACGATCtcaaaaacaatatttaagagaaaaacgaaaaaaaataaagaggaaagagtataattatatattattcgaCGAGAGTGATTATTCCAGgaatagtaataatgatTGA